A genomic stretch from Festucalex cinctus isolate MCC-2025b chromosome 13, RoL_Fcin_1.0, whole genome shotgun sequence includes:
- the ccdc9 gene encoding coiled-coil domain-containing protein 9 isoform X4 — translation MSSAVDLKTKEEKDAELDRRIEALRKKNEALVKRYQEIEEDKKKAEQEGIAITTPRKPRAHEPAEPYRRRLEKENFTVTVDLSKSPAEGDKRVVDDWKAATPRGRRASEGNDGPRGPSDGHSPPRRTGSGRMPRGGTLGGGGGGGGARQERRAWEPRIPRDGEPGEAGGRRGRRGRGGPGGGGGGGGGGGGGGGGGDAGGTPGGGDRKTKEWEKKRRQNIEKMNEEMERIAEYERGQRADGDKPLRNFLDDPRRSGPAPDVDRKEGSRRHMRNWGGLDFDNVKTSGDLEKEWTSRRPGPKGSMDMTMSMTGRERTEYLRWKKEREQIDEERLARHRNATGQWRREWDAQKTDNMFKEEANVAAEGGTPEQAGRRDDGKRPPKVPTFGDFLSHGRSQGPGGERSRGKGRGWKPSYSMHDNRWEGEKEDEEKEKKDKAKRDKKEKSTTEPTQKVEQAEDEEQDDDQWEDTSEDEEEASDEDEKKDAGKEEADKDRRAPPAPPSPRSQPSSAESPQEQRAPRPKVHIPSPQASSRNPPEAGKPISPFQLLDGHQPVSDWGEEMEMLSPRSSMGGENPVKPPQKKEQGETAQPIEENTVPSATAVVPSAPETTEVVVAASEPEAAPVLASEASPSEHAPSDVSVSDATGPDGAEDRQDALDAHSQDEAESPSAPTDLVSEPTRAESTTEVEEREKDDQDGKDDNTDDVDTGAVTTAEASNQQPSAV, via the exons ATG TCTTCAGCAGTGGACCTCAAAACCAAGGAGGAGAAGGACGCCGAGTTGGACCGAAGGATCGAAGCGCTGAGAAAGAAGAACGAAGCTCTGGTCAAGCGCTATCAA GAAATAGAAGAAGACAAGAAGAAGGCAGAGCAGGAGGGCATCGCCATCACCACGCCACGGAAGCCCCGGGCCCACGAACCGGCAGAGCCGTACCGTAGGAGGCTGGAGAAAGAAAACTTCACAGTCACGGTCGACCTGTCCAAGTCGCCGGCAGAGGGG GACAAGCGAGTGGTGGACGACTGGAAGGCCGCCACGCCCCGCGGCCGCAGAGCGTCTGAGGGGAATGACGGCCCCCGAGGGCCCAGCGACGGCCACAGCCCCCCCAGGAGGACGGGCTCCGGCCGGATGCCAAGGGGGGGGACcctcggaggaggaggaggaggaggcggggccCGTCAAGAGAGGCGAGCGTGGGAACCGCGCATACCCAGAGATGGAGAGCCAGGTGAAGCAGGGGGACGAAGAGGAAGGAGGGGAAGGGGAGGACCAGGTGGAGGTGGAGGTGGAGGTGGAGGTGGAGGTGGAGGTGGAGGTGGAGGAGACGCAGGAGGGACACCTGGCGGCGGGGACAGAAAGACCAAG GAATGGGAGAAGAAGAGGCGACAGAACATTGAAAAGATGAATGAAGAAATGGAGAGAATAGCGGAGTATGAGAGAGGACAGCGG GCAGACGGCGATAAGCCCCTCCGCAACTTCCTAGACGACCCGCGTCGCTCTGGTCCGGCCCCCGACGTGGACCGCAAGGAGGGCAGCAGGAGACACATGCGCAACTGGGGTGGGCTGGACtttgacaatgtcaagaccAGCGGTGACCTGGAGAAAGAGTGGACT AGTCGGCGTCCTGGCCCCAAAGGTTCCATGGACATGACCATGTCCATGACGGGCCGCGAGCGAACCGAGTACCTGCGCTGGAAGAAGGAGCGCGAGCAGATCGACGAGGAGCGACTGGCGCGCCATCGCAACGCCACGGGGCAGTGGAGGCGCGAGTGGGACGCACAGAAGACGGACAACAT GTTCAAGGAGGAAGCAAATGTGGCGGCAGAGGGCGGCACGCCAGAGCAGGCTGGCAGAAGAG ATGATGGCAAGCGTCCCCCCAAGGTGCCCACATTCGGCGACTTCCTGTCCCACGGCAGGTCCCAGGGGCCTGGAGGGGAGCGGAGCCGAGGGAAAGGGAGAGGATGGAAGCCAAGCTACAG tatgcatgacaATCGCTGGGAAGGAGAGAAGGAAGAtgaggagaaggagaaaaaaGACAAAGCCAAGCGCGATAAAAAGGAGAAGTCTACAACTGAGCCAACACAGAAG GTGGAGCAGGCAGAAGACGAAGAGCAGGACGACGACCAGTGGGAGGACACCAGTGAGGATGAGGAAGAAGCGTCCGACGAAGACGAGAAGAAAGACGCAGGGAAGGAGGAAGCCGACAAGGACCGCCGCGCCCCCCCTGCGCCCCCCTCGCCTCGCTCCCAGCCGTCGTCTGCCGAAAGTCCTCAGGAGCAGCGTGCGCCAAGACCCAAGGTCCACATCCCCTCACCACAGGCAAGCTCACGGAATCCCCCAGAGGCGGGGAAGCCCATCAGCCCCTTCCAGCTGCTGGACGGACACCAGCCTGTGTCGGACTGGGGGGAGGAGATGGAGATGCTGTCGCCACGGAGCAGCATGGGAGGGGAGAACCCCGTGAAACCTCCACAAAAGAAGGAGCAGGGGGAGACGGCCCAACCCATCGAGGAGAACACAG TTCCCTCTGCCACCGCAGTAGTTCCATCGGCTCCGGAAACGACAGAAGTTGTCGTGGCGGCGTCGGAGCCGGAGGCTGCTCCCGTACTGGCGTCGGAGGCATCGCCGTCGGAACACGCTCCATCGGATGTGTCCGTGTCCGACGCCaccggcccggacggcgctgaAGACCGTCAAGATGCGCTTGACGCGCACTCGCAAG ATGAAGCAGAAAGTCCATCAGCACCCACCGACCTGGTCAGCGAGCCCACCCGAGCAGAAAGCACGACGGAAGtagaagaaagagagaaagacgaCCAAGATGGCAAAGACGACAACACGGACGACGTCGACACGGGCGCCGTTACCACAGCCGAGGCGTCCAACCAGCAGCCCTCCGCAG tctga
- the ccdc9 gene encoding coiled-coil domain-containing protein 9 isoform X2 has translation MSSAVDLKTKEEKDAELDRRIEALRKKNEALVKRYQEIEEDKKKAEQEGIAITTPRKPRAHEPAEPYRRRLEKENFTVTVDLSKSPAEGDKRVVDDWKAATPRGRRASEGNDGPRGPSDGHSPPRRTGSGRMPRGGTLGGGGGGGGARQERRAWEPRIPRDGEPGEAGGRRGRRGRGGPGGGGGGGGGGGGGGGGGDAGGTPGGGDRKTKEWEKKRRQNIEKMNEEMERIAEYERGQRADGDKPLRNFLDDPRRSGPAPDVDRKEGSRRHMRNWGGLDFDNVKTSGDLEKEWTSRRPGPKGSMDMTMSMTGRERTEYLRWKKEREQIDEERLARHRNATGQWRREWDAQKTDNMFKEEANVAAEGGTPEQAGRRVRGRHFGSGPRGRGSDDGKRPPKVPTFGDFLSHGRSQGPGGERSRGKGRGWKPSYSMHDNRWEGEKEDEEKEKKDKAKRDKKEKSTTEPTQKVEQAEDEEQDDDQWEDTSEDEEEASDEDEKKDAGKEEADKDRRAPPAPPSPRSQPSSAESPQEQRAPRPKVHIPSPQASSRNPPEAGKPISPFQLLDGHQPVSDWGEEMEMLSPRSSMGGENPVKPPQKKEQGETAQPIEENTVPSATAVVPSAPETTEVVVAASEPEAAPVLASEASPSEHAPSDVSVSDATGPDGAEDRQDALDAHSQDEAESPSAPTDLVSEPTRAESTTEVEEREKDDQDGKDDNTDDVDTGAVTTAEASNQQPSAV, from the exons ATG TCTTCAGCAGTGGACCTCAAAACCAAGGAGGAGAAGGACGCCGAGTTGGACCGAAGGATCGAAGCGCTGAGAAAGAAGAACGAAGCTCTGGTCAAGCGCTATCAA GAAATAGAAGAAGACAAGAAGAAGGCAGAGCAGGAGGGCATCGCCATCACCACGCCACGGAAGCCCCGGGCCCACGAACCGGCAGAGCCGTACCGTAGGAGGCTGGAGAAAGAAAACTTCACAGTCACGGTCGACCTGTCCAAGTCGCCGGCAGAGGGG GACAAGCGAGTGGTGGACGACTGGAAGGCCGCCACGCCCCGCGGCCGCAGAGCGTCTGAGGGGAATGACGGCCCCCGAGGGCCCAGCGACGGCCACAGCCCCCCCAGGAGGACGGGCTCCGGCCGGATGCCAAGGGGGGGGACcctcggaggaggaggaggaggaggcggggccCGTCAAGAGAGGCGAGCGTGGGAACCGCGCATACCCAGAGATGGAGAGCCAGGTGAAGCAGGGGGACGAAGAGGAAGGAGGGGAAGGGGAGGACCAGGTGGAGGTGGAGGTGGAGGTGGAGGTGGAGGTGGAGGTGGAGGTGGAGGAGACGCAGGAGGGACACCTGGCGGCGGGGACAGAAAGACCAAG GAATGGGAGAAGAAGAGGCGACAGAACATTGAAAAGATGAATGAAGAAATGGAGAGAATAGCGGAGTATGAGAGAGGACAGCGG GCAGACGGCGATAAGCCCCTCCGCAACTTCCTAGACGACCCGCGTCGCTCTGGTCCGGCCCCCGACGTGGACCGCAAGGAGGGCAGCAGGAGACACATGCGCAACTGGGGTGGGCTGGACtttgacaatgtcaagaccAGCGGTGACCTGGAGAAAGAGTGGACT AGTCGGCGTCCTGGCCCCAAAGGTTCCATGGACATGACCATGTCCATGACGGGCCGCGAGCGAACCGAGTACCTGCGCTGGAAGAAGGAGCGCGAGCAGATCGACGAGGAGCGACTGGCGCGCCATCGCAACGCCACGGGGCAGTGGAGGCGCGAGTGGGACGCACAGAAGACGGACAACAT GTTCAAGGAGGAAGCAAATGTGGCGGCAGAGGGCGGCACGCCAGAGCAGGCTGGCAGAAGAG TCCGAGGGCGTCACTTTGGCAGCGGGCCTCGGGGCAGAGGCTCAG ATGATGGCAAGCGTCCCCCCAAGGTGCCCACATTCGGCGACTTCCTGTCCCACGGCAGGTCCCAGGGGCCTGGAGGGGAGCGGAGCCGAGGGAAAGGGAGAGGATGGAAGCCAAGCTACAG tatgcatgacaATCGCTGGGAAGGAGAGAAGGAAGAtgaggagaaggagaaaaaaGACAAAGCCAAGCGCGATAAAAAGGAGAAGTCTACAACTGAGCCAACACAGAAG GTGGAGCAGGCAGAAGACGAAGAGCAGGACGACGACCAGTGGGAGGACACCAGTGAGGATGAGGAAGAAGCGTCCGACGAAGACGAGAAGAAAGACGCAGGGAAGGAGGAAGCCGACAAGGACCGCCGCGCCCCCCCTGCGCCCCCCTCGCCTCGCTCCCAGCCGTCGTCTGCCGAAAGTCCTCAGGAGCAGCGTGCGCCAAGACCCAAGGTCCACATCCCCTCACCACAGGCAAGCTCACGGAATCCCCCAGAGGCGGGGAAGCCCATCAGCCCCTTCCAGCTGCTGGACGGACACCAGCCTGTGTCGGACTGGGGGGAGGAGATGGAGATGCTGTCGCCACGGAGCAGCATGGGAGGGGAGAACCCCGTGAAACCTCCACAAAAGAAGGAGCAGGGGGAGACGGCCCAACCCATCGAGGAGAACACAG TTCCCTCTGCCACCGCAGTAGTTCCATCGGCTCCGGAAACGACAGAAGTTGTCGTGGCGGCGTCGGAGCCGGAGGCTGCTCCCGTACTGGCGTCGGAGGCATCGCCGTCGGAACACGCTCCATCGGATGTGTCCGTGTCCGACGCCaccggcccggacggcgctgaAGACCGTCAAGATGCGCTTGACGCGCACTCGCAAG ATGAAGCAGAAAGTCCATCAGCACCCACCGACCTGGTCAGCGAGCCCACCCGAGCAGAAAGCACGACGGAAGtagaagaaagagagaaagacgaCCAAGATGGCAAAGACGACAACACGGACGACGTCGACACGGGCGCCGTTACCACAGCCGAGGCGTCCAACCAGCAGCCCTCCGCAG tctga
- the ccdc9 gene encoding coiled-coil domain-containing protein 9 isoform X1, with amino-acid sequence MSSAVDLKTKEEKDAELDRRIEALRKKNEALVKRYQEIEEDKKKAEQEGIAITTPRKPRAHEPAEPYRRRLEKENFTVTVDLSKSPAEGDKRVVDDWKAATPRGRRASEGNDGPRGPSDGHSPPRRTGSGRMPRGGTLGGGGGGGGARQERRAWEPRIPRDGEPGEAGGRRGRRGRGGPGGGGGGGGGGGGGGGGGDAGGTPGGGDRKTKEWEKKRRQNIEKMNEEMERIAEYERGQRADGDKPLRNFLDDPRRSGPAPDVDRKEGSRRHMRNWGGLDFDNVKTSGDLEKEWTSRRPGPKGSMDMTMSMTGRERTEYLRWKKEREQIDEERLARHRNATGQWRREWDAQKTDNMFKEEANVAAEGGTPEQAGRRVRGRHFGSGPRGRGSADDGKRPPKVPTFGDFLSHGRSQGPGGERSRGKGRGWKPSYSMHDNRWEGEKEDEEKEKKDKAKRDKKEKSTTEPTQKVEQAEDEEQDDDQWEDTSEDEEEASDEDEKKDAGKEEADKDRRAPPAPPSPRSQPSSAESPQEQRAPRPKVHIPSPQASSRNPPEAGKPISPFQLLDGHQPVSDWGEEMEMLSPRSSMGGENPVKPPQKKEQGETAQPIEENTVPSATAVVPSAPETTEVVVAASEPEAAPVLASEASPSEHAPSDVSVSDATGPDGAEDRQDALDAHSQDEAESPSAPTDLVSEPTRAESTTEVEEREKDDQDGKDDNTDDVDTGAVTTAEASNQQPSAV; translated from the exons ATG TCTTCAGCAGTGGACCTCAAAACCAAGGAGGAGAAGGACGCCGAGTTGGACCGAAGGATCGAAGCGCTGAGAAAGAAGAACGAAGCTCTGGTCAAGCGCTATCAA GAAATAGAAGAAGACAAGAAGAAGGCAGAGCAGGAGGGCATCGCCATCACCACGCCACGGAAGCCCCGGGCCCACGAACCGGCAGAGCCGTACCGTAGGAGGCTGGAGAAAGAAAACTTCACAGTCACGGTCGACCTGTCCAAGTCGCCGGCAGAGGGG GACAAGCGAGTGGTGGACGACTGGAAGGCCGCCACGCCCCGCGGCCGCAGAGCGTCTGAGGGGAATGACGGCCCCCGAGGGCCCAGCGACGGCCACAGCCCCCCCAGGAGGACGGGCTCCGGCCGGATGCCAAGGGGGGGGACcctcggaggaggaggaggaggaggcggggccCGTCAAGAGAGGCGAGCGTGGGAACCGCGCATACCCAGAGATGGAGAGCCAGGTGAAGCAGGGGGACGAAGAGGAAGGAGGGGAAGGGGAGGACCAGGTGGAGGTGGAGGTGGAGGTGGAGGTGGAGGTGGAGGTGGAGGTGGAGGAGACGCAGGAGGGACACCTGGCGGCGGGGACAGAAAGACCAAG GAATGGGAGAAGAAGAGGCGACAGAACATTGAAAAGATGAATGAAGAAATGGAGAGAATAGCGGAGTATGAGAGAGGACAGCGG GCAGACGGCGATAAGCCCCTCCGCAACTTCCTAGACGACCCGCGTCGCTCTGGTCCGGCCCCCGACGTGGACCGCAAGGAGGGCAGCAGGAGACACATGCGCAACTGGGGTGGGCTGGACtttgacaatgtcaagaccAGCGGTGACCTGGAGAAAGAGTGGACT AGTCGGCGTCCTGGCCCCAAAGGTTCCATGGACATGACCATGTCCATGACGGGCCGCGAGCGAACCGAGTACCTGCGCTGGAAGAAGGAGCGCGAGCAGATCGACGAGGAGCGACTGGCGCGCCATCGCAACGCCACGGGGCAGTGGAGGCGCGAGTGGGACGCACAGAAGACGGACAACAT GTTCAAGGAGGAAGCAAATGTGGCGGCAGAGGGCGGCACGCCAGAGCAGGCTGGCAGAAGAG TCCGAGGGCGTCACTTTGGCAGCGGGCCTCGGGGCAGAGGCTCAG CAGATGATGGCAAGCGTCCCCCCAAGGTGCCCACATTCGGCGACTTCCTGTCCCACGGCAGGTCCCAGGGGCCTGGAGGGGAGCGGAGCCGAGGGAAAGGGAGAGGATGGAAGCCAAGCTACAG tatgcatgacaATCGCTGGGAAGGAGAGAAGGAAGAtgaggagaaggagaaaaaaGACAAAGCCAAGCGCGATAAAAAGGAGAAGTCTACAACTGAGCCAACACAGAAG GTGGAGCAGGCAGAAGACGAAGAGCAGGACGACGACCAGTGGGAGGACACCAGTGAGGATGAGGAAGAAGCGTCCGACGAAGACGAGAAGAAAGACGCAGGGAAGGAGGAAGCCGACAAGGACCGCCGCGCCCCCCCTGCGCCCCCCTCGCCTCGCTCCCAGCCGTCGTCTGCCGAAAGTCCTCAGGAGCAGCGTGCGCCAAGACCCAAGGTCCACATCCCCTCACCACAGGCAAGCTCACGGAATCCCCCAGAGGCGGGGAAGCCCATCAGCCCCTTCCAGCTGCTGGACGGACACCAGCCTGTGTCGGACTGGGGGGAGGAGATGGAGATGCTGTCGCCACGGAGCAGCATGGGAGGGGAGAACCCCGTGAAACCTCCACAAAAGAAGGAGCAGGGGGAGACGGCCCAACCCATCGAGGAGAACACAG TTCCCTCTGCCACCGCAGTAGTTCCATCGGCTCCGGAAACGACAGAAGTTGTCGTGGCGGCGTCGGAGCCGGAGGCTGCTCCCGTACTGGCGTCGGAGGCATCGCCGTCGGAACACGCTCCATCGGATGTGTCCGTGTCCGACGCCaccggcccggacggcgctgaAGACCGTCAAGATGCGCTTGACGCGCACTCGCAAG ATGAAGCAGAAAGTCCATCAGCACCCACCGACCTGGTCAGCGAGCCCACCCGAGCAGAAAGCACGACGGAAGtagaagaaagagagaaagacgaCCAAGATGGCAAAGACGACAACACGGACGACGTCGACACGGGCGCCGTTACCACAGCCGAGGCGTCCAACCAGCAGCCCTCCGCAG tctga
- the ccdc9 gene encoding coiled-coil domain-containing protein 9 isoform X3 — protein MSSAVDLKTKEEKDAELDRRIEALRKKNEALVKRYQEIEEDKKKAEQEGIAITTPRKPRAHEPAEPYRRRLEKENFTVTVDLSKSPAEGDKRVVDDWKAATPRGRRASEGNDGPRGPSDGHSPPRRTGSGRMPRGGTLGGGGGGGGARQERRAWEPRIPRDGEPGEAGGRRGRRGRGGPGGGGGGGGGGGGGGGGGDAGGTPGGGDRKTKEWEKKRRQNIEKMNEEMERIAEYERGQRADGDKPLRNFLDDPRRSGPAPDVDRKEGSRRHMRNWGGLDFDNVKTSGDLEKEWTSRRPGPKGSMDMTMSMTGRERTEYLRWKKEREQIDEERLARHRNATGQWRREWDAQKTDNMFKEEANVAAEGGTPEQAGRRADDGKRPPKVPTFGDFLSHGRSQGPGGERSRGKGRGWKPSYSMHDNRWEGEKEDEEKEKKDKAKRDKKEKSTTEPTQKVEQAEDEEQDDDQWEDTSEDEEEASDEDEKKDAGKEEADKDRRAPPAPPSPRSQPSSAESPQEQRAPRPKVHIPSPQASSRNPPEAGKPISPFQLLDGHQPVSDWGEEMEMLSPRSSMGGENPVKPPQKKEQGETAQPIEENTVPSATAVVPSAPETTEVVVAASEPEAAPVLASEASPSEHAPSDVSVSDATGPDGAEDRQDALDAHSQDEAESPSAPTDLVSEPTRAESTTEVEEREKDDQDGKDDNTDDVDTGAVTTAEASNQQPSAV, from the exons ATG TCTTCAGCAGTGGACCTCAAAACCAAGGAGGAGAAGGACGCCGAGTTGGACCGAAGGATCGAAGCGCTGAGAAAGAAGAACGAAGCTCTGGTCAAGCGCTATCAA GAAATAGAAGAAGACAAGAAGAAGGCAGAGCAGGAGGGCATCGCCATCACCACGCCACGGAAGCCCCGGGCCCACGAACCGGCAGAGCCGTACCGTAGGAGGCTGGAGAAAGAAAACTTCACAGTCACGGTCGACCTGTCCAAGTCGCCGGCAGAGGGG GACAAGCGAGTGGTGGACGACTGGAAGGCCGCCACGCCCCGCGGCCGCAGAGCGTCTGAGGGGAATGACGGCCCCCGAGGGCCCAGCGACGGCCACAGCCCCCCCAGGAGGACGGGCTCCGGCCGGATGCCAAGGGGGGGGACcctcggaggaggaggaggaggaggcggggccCGTCAAGAGAGGCGAGCGTGGGAACCGCGCATACCCAGAGATGGAGAGCCAGGTGAAGCAGGGGGACGAAGAGGAAGGAGGGGAAGGGGAGGACCAGGTGGAGGTGGAGGTGGAGGTGGAGGTGGAGGTGGAGGTGGAGGTGGAGGAGACGCAGGAGGGACACCTGGCGGCGGGGACAGAAAGACCAAG GAATGGGAGAAGAAGAGGCGACAGAACATTGAAAAGATGAATGAAGAAATGGAGAGAATAGCGGAGTATGAGAGAGGACAGCGG GCAGACGGCGATAAGCCCCTCCGCAACTTCCTAGACGACCCGCGTCGCTCTGGTCCGGCCCCCGACGTGGACCGCAAGGAGGGCAGCAGGAGACACATGCGCAACTGGGGTGGGCTGGACtttgacaatgtcaagaccAGCGGTGACCTGGAGAAAGAGTGGACT AGTCGGCGTCCTGGCCCCAAAGGTTCCATGGACATGACCATGTCCATGACGGGCCGCGAGCGAACCGAGTACCTGCGCTGGAAGAAGGAGCGCGAGCAGATCGACGAGGAGCGACTGGCGCGCCATCGCAACGCCACGGGGCAGTGGAGGCGCGAGTGGGACGCACAGAAGACGGACAACAT GTTCAAGGAGGAAGCAAATGTGGCGGCAGAGGGCGGCACGCCAGAGCAGGCTGGCAGAAGAG CAGATGATGGCAAGCGTCCCCCCAAGGTGCCCACATTCGGCGACTTCCTGTCCCACGGCAGGTCCCAGGGGCCTGGAGGGGAGCGGAGCCGAGGGAAAGGGAGAGGATGGAAGCCAAGCTACAG tatgcatgacaATCGCTGGGAAGGAGAGAAGGAAGAtgaggagaaggagaaaaaaGACAAAGCCAAGCGCGATAAAAAGGAGAAGTCTACAACTGAGCCAACACAGAAG GTGGAGCAGGCAGAAGACGAAGAGCAGGACGACGACCAGTGGGAGGACACCAGTGAGGATGAGGAAGAAGCGTCCGACGAAGACGAGAAGAAAGACGCAGGGAAGGAGGAAGCCGACAAGGACCGCCGCGCCCCCCCTGCGCCCCCCTCGCCTCGCTCCCAGCCGTCGTCTGCCGAAAGTCCTCAGGAGCAGCGTGCGCCAAGACCCAAGGTCCACATCCCCTCACCACAGGCAAGCTCACGGAATCCCCCAGAGGCGGGGAAGCCCATCAGCCCCTTCCAGCTGCTGGACGGACACCAGCCTGTGTCGGACTGGGGGGAGGAGATGGAGATGCTGTCGCCACGGAGCAGCATGGGAGGGGAGAACCCCGTGAAACCTCCACAAAAGAAGGAGCAGGGGGAGACGGCCCAACCCATCGAGGAGAACACAG TTCCCTCTGCCACCGCAGTAGTTCCATCGGCTCCGGAAACGACAGAAGTTGTCGTGGCGGCGTCGGAGCCGGAGGCTGCTCCCGTACTGGCGTCGGAGGCATCGCCGTCGGAACACGCTCCATCGGATGTGTCCGTGTCCGACGCCaccggcccggacggcgctgaAGACCGTCAAGATGCGCTTGACGCGCACTCGCAAG ATGAAGCAGAAAGTCCATCAGCACCCACCGACCTGGTCAGCGAGCCCACCCGAGCAGAAAGCACGACGGAAGtagaagaaagagagaaagacgaCCAAGATGGCAAAGACGACAACACGGACGACGTCGACACGGGCGCCGTTACCACAGCCGAGGCGTCCAACCAGCAGCCCTCCGCAG tctga
- the ccdc9 gene encoding coiled-coil domain-containing protein 9 isoform X5 has protein sequence MSSAVDLKTKEEKDAELDRRIEALRKKNEALVKRYQEIEEDKKKAEQEGIAITTPRKPRAHEPAEPYRRRLEKENFTVTVDLSKSPAEGDKRVVDDWKAATPRGRRASEGNDGPRGPSDGHSPPRRTGSGRMPRGGTLGGGGGGGGARQERRAWEPRIPRDGEPGEAGGRRGRRGRGGPGGGGGGGGGGGGGGGGGDAGGTPGGGDRKTKEWEKKRRQNIEKMNEEMERIAEYERGQRADGDKPLRNFLDDPRRSGPAPDVDRKEGSRRHMRNWGGLDFDNVKTSGDLEKEWTSRRPGPKGSMDMTMSMTGRERTEYLRWKKEREQIDEERLARHRNATGQWRREWDAQKTDNMFKEEANVAAEGGTPEQAGRRVRGRHFGSGPRGRGSADDGKRPPKVPTFGDFLSHGRSQGPGGERSRGKGRGWKPSYSMHDNRWEGEKEDEEKEKKDKAKRDKKEKSTTEPTQKVEQAEDEEQDDDQWEDTSEDEEEASDEDEKKDAGKEEADKDRRAPPAPPSPRSQPSSAESPQEQRAPRPKVHIPSPQASSRNPPEAGKPISPFQLLDGHQPVSDWGEEMEMLSPRSSMGGENPVKPPQKKEQGETAQPIEENTVPSATAVVPSAPETTEVVVAASEPEAAPVLASEASPSEHAPSDVSVSDATGPDGAEDRQDALDAHSQGHQLLT, from the exons ATG TCTTCAGCAGTGGACCTCAAAACCAAGGAGGAGAAGGACGCCGAGTTGGACCGAAGGATCGAAGCGCTGAGAAAGAAGAACGAAGCTCTGGTCAAGCGCTATCAA GAAATAGAAGAAGACAAGAAGAAGGCAGAGCAGGAGGGCATCGCCATCACCACGCCACGGAAGCCCCGGGCCCACGAACCGGCAGAGCCGTACCGTAGGAGGCTGGAGAAAGAAAACTTCACAGTCACGGTCGACCTGTCCAAGTCGCCGGCAGAGGGG GACAAGCGAGTGGTGGACGACTGGAAGGCCGCCACGCCCCGCGGCCGCAGAGCGTCTGAGGGGAATGACGGCCCCCGAGGGCCCAGCGACGGCCACAGCCCCCCCAGGAGGACGGGCTCCGGCCGGATGCCAAGGGGGGGGACcctcggaggaggaggaggaggaggcggggccCGTCAAGAGAGGCGAGCGTGGGAACCGCGCATACCCAGAGATGGAGAGCCAGGTGAAGCAGGGGGACGAAGAGGAAGGAGGGGAAGGGGAGGACCAGGTGGAGGTGGAGGTGGAGGTGGAGGTGGAGGTGGAGGTGGAGGTGGAGGAGACGCAGGAGGGACACCTGGCGGCGGGGACAGAAAGACCAAG GAATGGGAGAAGAAGAGGCGACAGAACATTGAAAAGATGAATGAAGAAATGGAGAGAATAGCGGAGTATGAGAGAGGACAGCGG GCAGACGGCGATAAGCCCCTCCGCAACTTCCTAGACGACCCGCGTCGCTCTGGTCCGGCCCCCGACGTGGACCGCAAGGAGGGCAGCAGGAGACACATGCGCAACTGGGGTGGGCTGGACtttgacaatgtcaagaccAGCGGTGACCTGGAGAAAGAGTGGACT AGTCGGCGTCCTGGCCCCAAAGGTTCCATGGACATGACCATGTCCATGACGGGCCGCGAGCGAACCGAGTACCTGCGCTGGAAGAAGGAGCGCGAGCAGATCGACGAGGAGCGACTGGCGCGCCATCGCAACGCCACGGGGCAGTGGAGGCGCGAGTGGGACGCACAGAAGACGGACAACAT GTTCAAGGAGGAAGCAAATGTGGCGGCAGAGGGCGGCACGCCAGAGCAGGCTGGCAGAAGAG TCCGAGGGCGTCACTTTGGCAGCGGGCCTCGGGGCAGAGGCTCAG CAGATGATGGCAAGCGTCCCCCCAAGGTGCCCACATTCGGCGACTTCCTGTCCCACGGCAGGTCCCAGGGGCCTGGAGGGGAGCGGAGCCGAGGGAAAGGGAGAGGATGGAAGCCAAGCTACAG tatgcatgacaATCGCTGGGAAGGAGAGAAGGAAGAtgaggagaaggagaaaaaaGACAAAGCCAAGCGCGATAAAAAGGAGAAGTCTACAACTGAGCCAACACAGAAG GTGGAGCAGGCAGAAGACGAAGAGCAGGACGACGACCAGTGGGAGGACACCAGTGAGGATGAGGAAGAAGCGTCCGACGAAGACGAGAAGAAAGACGCAGGGAAGGAGGAAGCCGACAAGGACCGCCGCGCCCCCCCTGCGCCCCCCTCGCCTCGCTCCCAGCCGTCGTCTGCCGAAAGTCCTCAGGAGCAGCGTGCGCCAAGACCCAAGGTCCACATCCCCTCACCACAGGCAAGCTCACGGAATCCCCCAGAGGCGGGGAAGCCCATCAGCCCCTTCCAGCTGCTGGACGGACACCAGCCTGTGTCGGACTGGGGGGAGGAGATGGAGATGCTGTCGCCACGGAGCAGCATGGGAGGGGAGAACCCCGTGAAACCTCCACAAAAGAAGGAGCAGGGGGAGACGGCCCAACCCATCGAGGAGAACACAG TTCCCTCTGCCACCGCAGTAGTTCCATCGGCTCCGGAAACGACAGAAGTTGTCGTGGCGGCGTCGGAGCCGGAGGCTGCTCCCGTACTGGCGTCGGAGGCATCGCCGTCGGAACACGCTCCATCGGATGTGTCCGTGTCCGACGCCaccggcccggacggcgctgaAGACCGTCAAGATGCGCTTGACGCGCACTCGCAAGGTCATCAATTACTCAC ATGA